Proteins found in one Methanocella sp. genomic segment:
- a CDS encoding archease: MDFQYIEHTADAEFIAYGRTEDEAFVNAARAMSSLIIDPANVRPEIEKSVELQSDALDTLLYDWLSELLYVFEVDRIVFSRFEAHVEQQRCTFKLKAKVFGESIARHPDVFMHIKAVTFHDLRFEKKDNVYEAQVLLDI, translated from the coding sequence ATGGATTTCCAGTATATCGAGCACACGGCGGACGCCGAGTTCATCGCCTATGGGCGGACGGAGGACGAGGCCTTCGTGAACGCGGCACGGGCCATGTCAAGCCTTATTATCGACCCGGCGAATGTCCGGCCGGAAATAGAAAAAAGCGTCGAGCTGCAGAGCGACGCGCTCGATACGCTGCTCTACGACTGGCTGTCCGAGCTACTATACGTCTTCGAAGTGGACCGCATCGTATTCAGCCGGTTCGAGGCGCACGTCGAGCAGCAAAGGTGCACCTTTAAGTTAAAAGCGAAGGTGTTCGGGGAAAGCATAGCGCGCCATCCCGACGTTTTCATGCACATCAAAGCCGTGACTTTCCACGACCTGCGCTTTGAAAAAAAGGATAACGTATATGAGGCACAAGTACTATTGGACATTTAA
- a CDS encoding HEAT repeat domain-containing protein, translating to MVTEVVEYPGNSWKGEQLQEALKSKDVLLKMGAIRVLQEKPKDEYVASLIDALNDSDRLIRINAAITLGKAKNPLAVPALVYHAVADSDKDVRQYSSWAYRQMDYAKASPYLVKVLLESDNGDAVRFAANEIRQKNDVKAIDALTQRFQSIGMYTGYDLDMPAINGLYEIGYATVEPLVKCLDNDDTRVQANAAYALGKIGDERAIQPLINHLAKADMEMRSRISDALIKTGRVSIPALVRLLDNKDSELKWIAAYSLAQIGPEAEAALLKTLKMRGPQASEEIIYALGIAGRKDSFSPLYDIYISTPDDSVKAWSAIALANITASSYNTIQDRASAGKFLDELGDQLKPHMLLSYETLYSLGKIYIERAMTTDVAVFKTNVGTGVKCFDLSIIERDNAASRAFRLFYGSYLKLMTSKSSEIMNYIERDILDMKKEAERSSNKKEIVFLMDKLLKVLQGAYEDRGFDFIGNFRGYMDYCKQMEPFLDDFYQAEEPKKPASKEQPTLHADIGMIQDKIDALIRSFQQRNDTESVAFAYRLSTEVARLDTGIYDDYRVVESCLKSLASRMKLSNEEKSDLFFKIIMISKNGISQIQLVLDRMLKDANVAPPVLKAEITDITEETNNPSNLEYLTMAIIIIIVVAIIVLALNKFDIVPLPFKLPISWLNPSLTDALIGTGVL from the coding sequence GTGGTGACTGAAGTGGTGGAATATCCCGGTAATAGCTGGAAAGGCGAACAGTTGCAGGAAGCTCTCAAAAGCAAGGACGTTCTTTTAAAAATGGGCGCCATCCGCGTTCTACAGGAAAAGCCGAAGGATGAATACGTCGCGTCTCTCATCGATGCGCTAAATGACAGTGACCGGCTCATCCGTATCAATGCGGCAATAACACTGGGCAAGGCAAAGAACCCGCTCGCCGTTCCCGCGCTCGTCTACCACGCCGTCGCCGACTCGGATAAAGACGTGAGGCAATATTCGTCCTGGGCTTACCGGCAGATGGACTATGCGAAGGCATCGCCGTATCTGGTAAAAGTCCTCCTGGAAAGCGATAACGGGGATGCGGTACGCTTTGCCGCCAACGAGATCCGGCAGAAGAACGACGTGAAGGCCATCGACGCGCTCACCCAGCGTTTCCAGAGTATAGGCATGTATACGGGCTACGACCTGGACATGCCTGCCATCAACGGCCTCTACGAGATCGGCTACGCCACGGTGGAGCCGCTCGTGAAATGCCTGGATAACGACGATACCCGGGTCCAGGCCAACGCGGCCTACGCGCTGGGCAAGATCGGCGATGAGCGGGCCATCCAGCCCCTGATCAATCACCTCGCGAAGGCCGACATGGAGATGCGCTCCCGGATCAGCGACGCGCTCATCAAGACCGGCCGGGTGTCCATTCCGGCGCTGGTAAGGCTGCTGGATAACAAGGATAGCGAGCTGAAGTGGATCGCCGCATACAGCCTGGCCCAGATCGGGCCGGAAGCCGAGGCGGCCTTGCTGAAAACGCTGAAGATGCGCGGCCCCCAGGCCAGCGAAGAGATCATCTATGCGCTCGGCATCGCCGGAAGAAAAGACTCCTTTAGTCCATTATATGACATTTACATATCCACGCCCGACGACAGCGTCAAGGCCTGGTCAGCCATCGCCCTGGCGAACATCACGGCCTCGTCCTATAACACTATCCAGGACCGGGCGTCCGCGGGCAAATTTTTAGACGAGCTTGGCGACCAGCTCAAGCCCCATATGCTGCTCTCGTACGAAACGCTCTACTCGCTCGGCAAGATATACATCGAGCGTGCCATGACCACCGATGTCGCCGTGTTCAAGACGAACGTCGGCACGGGGGTCAAGTGCTTCGACCTCTCCATCATCGAGAGGGATAATGCGGCCTCGCGGGCGTTCCGCCTGTTCTACGGCTCCTACCTGAAGCTGATGACGTCCAAGTCCTCGGAGATCATGAATTACATCGAGAGAGACATCCTGGACATGAAGAAGGAAGCCGAGAGGTCGAGCAATAAGAAGGAGATCGTCTTCCTCATGGACAAGCTGCTCAAGGTCCTCCAGGGCGCTTACGAGGATCGGGGATTCGACTTTATCGGGAACTTCCGGGGCTACATGGATTACTGTAAGCAGATGGAGCCCTTCCTGGACGACTTTTACCAGGCCGAAGAGCCAAAGAAGCCCGCATCTAAGGAGCAGCCCACGCTGCATGCCGACATCGGCATGATACAGGATAAGATCGACGCGCTCATCCGGTCGTTCCAGCAGCGCAACGACACCGAGTCCGTCGCCTTCGCCTACCGGCTCTCCACCGAGGTCGCCCGCCTCGACACGGGCATCTACGACGATTACAGGGTCGTGGAGTCGTGCCTGAAGAGCCTCGCCAGCCGCATGAAGCTCTCGAACGAGGAAAAGTCCGACCTGTTCTTCAAGATCATCATGATCAGCAAGAACGGCATCTCCCAGATCCAGCTCGTGCTGGACAGGATGCTGAAGGACGCGAACGTTGCGCCGCCGGTCTTAAAAGCGGAGATCACGGACATAACCGAGGAGACAAATAACCCAAGCAACCTCGAGTACCTG
- a CDS encoding RtcB family protein, translated as MVAADKLKKISEDVWEIPKDYKPGMNVPGHIFLSDRLIEGLESGALDQTANVATLPGIQRYSMAMPDVHIGYGFPIGGVAAFDTETGVISPGGVGFDINCGVRLLRSELTAEDVKPHKVDLINALYEAVPSGLGSESKFRVNDAQLAEVFRSGARWAVENGYGVREDLEHCEENGEMKGADPAKVSKKAFDRGRPQLGTLGSGNHFLEIQKVEKIYDEAVAKAFGLKEGQVTVMIHCGSRGAGHQICTDYVRVMEQASHKYGIRLYDRQLACAPLSSTEAKDYFAAMAAGANYAWANRQIISHWVREAFRKHYKRDIKMDLVYDVAHNVAKFEEHEVDGVKKRLCVHRKGATRAFAPGRSEVPVAYRDVGQPVIIPGSMGSASYVLAGTQRGMELTFGSTCHGAGRVMSRNEALRDIRGNEVKRQLLERGIVVKAPKDSAIAEEAPEVYKEIDEVVAVVDRLGISKKVARLVPIAVAKG; from the coding sequence ATGGTAGCTGCGGATAAGCTGAAGAAGATCTCCGAGGACGTCTGGGAGATCCCCAAGGATTACAAGCCCGGCATGAACGTGCCCGGGCACATCTTTTTATCGGACCGCCTGATCGAGGGCCTGGAGAGCGGCGCCCTGGACCAGACGGCGAACGTGGCGACGCTGCCGGGCATTCAGAGGTACTCCATGGCCATGCCCGATGTGCACATCGGCTACGGCTTCCCCATCGGCGGCGTGGCCGCTTTTGACACTGAGACGGGAGTCATCAGCCCGGGCGGCGTTGGCTTCGACATCAACTGCGGGGTGCGCCTGCTCCGCTCTGAGCTGACGGCCGAGGATGTCAAGCCCCATAAGGTCGACCTGATCAACGCATTATACGAGGCCGTCCCATCGGGCCTGGGCTCGGAGTCTAAGTTCCGCGTGAATGACGCCCAGCTCGCCGAAGTCTTTCGAAGCGGGGCCCGGTGGGCCGTGGAGAACGGATACGGCGTCAGGGAAGACCTGGAGCACTGCGAGGAGAACGGAGAGATGAAAGGCGCAGACCCCGCGAAAGTATCTAAAAAAGCCTTCGACCGGGGCCGGCCACAGCTCGGCACCCTGGGCAGCGGCAACCACTTCCTGGAGATCCAGAAGGTCGAGAAGATCTATGACGAGGCCGTCGCAAAGGCGTTCGGGCTGAAGGAGGGCCAGGTCACCGTCATGATACATTGCGGTTCCAGGGGTGCAGGCCATCAGATCTGCACTGATTATGTAAGGGTAATGGAACAGGCCTCCCACAAGTACGGCATCCGTCTCTACGACCGGCAGCTTGCCTGTGCGCCGCTATCCTCGACCGAGGCGAAGGATTACTTTGCCGCGATGGCCGCGGGCGCAAACTACGCCTGGGCGAACCGCCAGATCATCTCTCACTGGGTGCGCGAGGCCTTCAGGAAACACTATAAGCGGGATATAAAGATGGACCTGGTCTACGACGTCGCGCACAATGTGGCCAAGTTCGAAGAGCATGAGGTGGACGGCGTGAAGAAGAGGCTGTGCGTCCACCGTAAGGGCGCGACGAGGGCTTTCGCTCCCGGGCGTTCCGAGGTCCCCGTCGCTTATCGTGACGTGGGCCAGCCCGTTATTATCCCGGGCAGCATGGGCAGTGCCTCTTACGTTTTAGCCGGCACGCAGCGCGGCATGGAGCTCACCTTCGGCAGCACCTGCCATGGCGCCGGGCGCGTGATGAGCCGCAACGAGGCCCTGAGGGATATCCGGGGCAACGAAGTGAAGCGGCAGCTTCTGGAGCGGGGCATCGTCGTGAAAGCGCCTAAGGACTCGGCTATCGCCGAAGAAGCCCCCGAAGTTTACAAAGAGATCGACGAGGTCGTCGCCGTCGTGGACCGGCTGGGTATCTCGAAGAAGGTCGCCAGGCTCGTACCCATCGCAGTGGCAAAGGGA